The Aulosira sp. FACHB-615 genome includes a window with the following:
- a CDS encoding Uma2 family endonuclease has product MFQPLVEPVTFEEFLEWKPDNGRYELHKGVIVEMQPTGDHELVRAFLIRELNFEIRSQNLAYTIPSQALVKAVDKKSGYIPDVLVLNLPNLVNEPLWQKSSTVSQAESIPLIVEVVSTNWRDDYFLKFAEYEEIGIAEYWIVDYAALGGKRFIGSPKQPTISVYTLIEGEYQITQFRGSDRIQSLSFPELSLTAEQIFQVVL; this is encoded by the coding sequence ATGTTTCAACCTTTAGTAGAGCCAGTAACTTTTGAAGAATTCCTAGAATGGAAACCAGATAATGGTCGATATGAATTACATAAAGGAGTAATAGTTGAAATGCAGCCAACTGGCGACCATGAGTTAGTTAGGGCATTTTTAATTAGAGAACTTAACTTTGAAATTCGTTCTCAGAATTTGGCTTATACAATTCCTAGTCAAGCATTAGTGAAAGCTGTAGATAAAAAATCTGGTTACATCCCTGATGTTTTAGTATTGAATCTGCCTAATTTAGTGAATGAACCACTTTGGCAGAAATCATCTACTGTTTCACAAGCAGAATCAATTCCACTAATAGTGGAAGTAGTTAGTACTAACTGGCGTGATGACTATTTCCTGAAATTTGCTGAATATGAAGAAATAGGAATTGCCGAATATTGGATTGTTGACTATGCAGCTTTAGGTGGAAAGCGGTTTATTGGCAGTCCTAAACAGCCAACAATATCAGTTTACACACTAATTGAAGGTGAGTATCAAATTACTCAGTTTCGAGGAAGTGACCGAATTCAATCACTTTCTTTTCCAGAGTTAAGTTTGACTGCTGAACAAATTTTTCAGGTTGTTTTGTGA
- a CDS encoding SDR family oxidoreductase — MARLHNKTAVITGGTSGIGFETAKQFIAEGARVIITGQDEQRLHTAAQALNSQVIPVLADVRSLSQLDNLAARVKSEFGSLDILFANAGVGFFAALEAMDETLYDNQFDINVKGVFFTVQKLSGLLNPGASVILNASSVNEKGMAMGSVYCATKAAVRSLARNLAAELGSRQIRVNAISPGLIPTDFQTKMGLSPEALENFGNYIKQTVPLERFGKPEEIAAAVVFLASDESSYMTAADLVVDGGYMNV; from the coding sequence ATGGCACGCTTGCATAACAAAACTGCTGTGATTACCGGAGGTACATCGGGTATTGGTTTTGAGACGGCGAAACAGTTTATTGCGGAAGGTGCGCGAGTAATTATTACAGGGCAAGATGAACAACGTTTACACACCGCAGCCCAAGCACTCAATTCTCAGGTAATTCCAGTATTAGCAGATGTGCGATCGCTTTCTCAACTTGATAATTTAGCAGCACGAGTTAAATCAGAATTTGGCAGTCTTGATATTTTATTCGCCAACGCCGGTGTCGGATTTTTTGCCGCTTTAGAAGCAATGGACGAAACCTTGTATGACAATCAATTTGATATCAACGTTAAAGGTGTGTTTTTCACTGTACAAAAGCTATCTGGCTTACTGAATCCCGGCGCTAGTGTCATCTTAAATGCTTCATCAGTCAATGAAAAGGGTATGGCGATGGGCAGTGTTTATTGTGCGACAAAAGCAGCTGTGCGCTCCTTGGCTCGCAATTTAGCGGCAGAATTAGGATCGCGCCAAATTAGGGTGAATGCCATTAGCCCTGGTTTAATACCTACTGATTTTCAAACCAAAATGGGTTTATCGCCAGAAGCCCTGGAAAATTTTGGCAATTATATTAAGCAAACCGTACCTTTAGAACGCTTTGGTAAACCAGAAGAAATTGCGGCGGCGGTAGTGTTTCTGGCTAGTGATGAGTCATCTTACATGACTGCGGCAGATTTAGTGGTTGATGGTGGCTATATGAACGTTTAG
- a CDS encoding phosphoribosyltransferase — protein MTSKFRDRSDAGKMLAKKLTAYTNHPDLLVLGLPRGGVPVAYEIATSLNAPLDICLVRKLGVPGHEELAMGAIAAGGVRVLNYDVINNLAIDSTTIDKVATQELWELQRRDRAYRGERPLPDIKNRTVILVDDGIATGSTMLAAIAVVKQQQPQRLIVAVPIAAPTTCQQLQAEVDEIVCLVMPESLYAIGLWYEDFSQTTDVEVQHLLAKHSVINNADKSYA, from the coding sequence ATGACAAGTAAATTTCGCGATCGCAGTGATGCAGGCAAGATGTTAGCAAAAAAACTAACAGCGTATACTAACCATCCAGATTTGTTAGTGTTGGGTTTGCCTCGTGGCGGTGTACCCGTAGCTTATGAAATCGCCACCAGCCTGAATGCACCACTAGATATATGTTTAGTCAGAAAGCTGGGTGTACCTGGTCATGAAGAACTAGCGATGGGTGCGATCGCGGCTGGTGGTGTGCGCGTGTTAAATTATGATGTCATCAATAATTTGGCTATCGATAGTACCACAATTGACAAAGTTGCAACTCAAGAATTGTGGGAATTACAACGACGCGATCGCGCTTATCGAGGCGAGCGTCCCCTCCCAGATATCAAAAATCGGACTGTCATTTTAGTAGATGATGGTATTGCTACAGGTTCAACCATGCTGGCGGCGATCGCGGTAGTTAAACAACAGCAACCCCAACGACTCATTGTAGCTGTACCAATTGCCGCACCAACAACCTGCCAACAGTTACAAGCGGAAGTCGATGAAATAGTTTGTTTAGTGATGCCAGAGTCATTGTATGCGATCGGTCTGTGGTATGAAGACTTTTCGCAAACAACCGATGTAGAAGTACAGCATTTACTAGCCAAACACTCAGTTATTAACAATGCAGATAAAAGCTACGCCTAA
- a CDS encoding heavy metal translocating P-type ATPase — protein sequence MVYPQHFTKFTKEHADILAALVCGLLLFLGWFALHLGWLGWAMLLLPAAYIIGGYESAREGITTLIKEKELDVDLLMIVAAVGAASLGLWRREYHLILDGAVLILIFAISGALEGYAMGRTERSIRSLMSLTPDTARVLHQGQEQMLPISQLKVGDEIIVKPGELIPTDGIILSGYSTINQAAITGESLPVEKTVGEEVFAGTLNGYGALKLQVHKPAASNLIQRVIKLVAEAQETAPPSQEFIEKFERGYAKVIVISGILLAILPPFIWAWDWETTIYRALTFLVVASPCALMAAIMPALLSGIANGAKQGILFKNGAQLENMGKVRAIAFDKTGTLTTGQVQVSQVMPSEEYTQADVLKVAAALEASSEHPIAKAIVQAASDLNWQRGTDVQAIPGQGIVGILNHQKITVGNAAFIQQYVTQLPNKLQDLAHSWESEGRTVVWVAQNAEVIGAIAIADMIRPEAAATIRRLRQLGVEEIVMMTGDNQRTAQSVAQTIGITQVYAQLLPEDKLNLIRNLQKQYQTVAMVGDGINDAPALAQASVGIAMGGAGSDVALETADIVLIADRLEKMVVAMELGRRSQFIIKQNITFALTSIILLMLANFVGNINLPIGVIGHEGSTVLVTLNGLRLLRRF from the coding sequence ATGGTTTACCCACAGCATTTCACCAAATTCACAAAAGAACACGCCGATATCTTAGCAGCCTTGGTTTGTGGGCTGTTGTTGTTTCTCGGATGGTTCGCCTTACATCTGGGTTGGTTGGGATGGGCAATGCTGTTGTTACCTGCTGCTTATATCATTGGTGGTTATGAAAGCGCCCGTGAGGGAATAACGACATTAATTAAAGAAAAAGAACTAGATGTAGATTTGCTGATGATTGTGGCGGCTGTTGGTGCGGCTAGTTTGGGTTTATGGCGCAGAGAATATCACCTAATTCTTGATGGCGCGGTGTTAATTCTGATTTTTGCGATTAGTGGCGCGTTAGAAGGCTATGCAATGGGGCGCACTGAACGGAGTATTCGCAGTTTGATGAGTTTGACACCAGATACAGCCAGGGTTTTGCATCAGGGACAAGAACAGATGCTACCCATTAGCCAATTAAAGGTGGGAGATGAAATTATTGTCAAACCCGGAGAGTTAATTCCCACCGATGGGATCATTTTGTCTGGTTACAGCACGATTAATCAAGCGGCGATTACTGGGGAATCTTTACCTGTAGAAAAGACAGTCGGTGAGGAAGTGTTTGCAGGGACACTTAATGGTTATGGGGCGCTGAAATTACAAGTTCACAAACCGGCTGCGAGTAATTTGATTCAGCGAGTGATTAAGTTAGTCGCAGAAGCCCAAGAAACAGCGCCACCTTCCCAAGAGTTTATCGAAAAATTTGAACGGGGATATGCCAAGGTAATTGTGATTTCCGGCATATTGCTGGCAATATTACCGCCGTTTATTTGGGCTTGGGATTGGGAAACGACGATTTATCGGGCTTTGACTTTTTTGGTGGTGGCTTCTCCTTGTGCGTTGATGGCGGCAATTATGCCAGCATTATTATCAGGCATTGCCAATGGCGCGAAACAAGGGATTTTGTTTAAAAATGGCGCACAGTTAGAGAATATGGGTAAAGTCCGGGCGATCGCTTTTGATAAAACTGGTACTTTAACTACAGGACAAGTGCAAGTATCTCAGGTAATGCCCAGTGAGGAATATACACAAGCAGACGTGTTAAAAGTAGCAGCCGCCTTAGAAGCATCTTCCGAACATCCGATAGCCAAAGCCATTGTCCAAGCAGCAAGTGATTTAAATTGGCAACGGGGTACTGATGTGCAAGCGATACCAGGACAAGGTATTGTGGGAATACTCAACCACCAAAAAATTACCGTGGGCAATGCTGCTTTTATTCAGCAATATGTGACACAGCTACCCAATAAATTACAAGATTTGGCGCATAGTTGGGAATCTGAGGGCAGAACTGTGGTTTGGGTTGCCCAAAATGCGGAAGTTATCGGCGCGATCGCCATTGCAGATATGATTAGACCAGAAGCTGCTGCTACCATTCGCCGCCTGCGTCAGTTGGGAGTGGAAGAAATTGTCATGATGACAGGCGATAACCAGCGTACAGCCCAAAGTGTCGCTCAAACCATAGGCATCACTCAGGTTTACGCCCAACTCCTACCAGAAGATAAACTCAATCTCATCCGCAACTTGCAGAAACAATATCAAACTGTAGCAATGGTGGGAGATGGAATCAACGATGCGCCTGCTTTAGCCCAAGCATCTGTAGGCATAGCAATGGGTGGCGCGGGTAGTGATGTCGCCTTAGAAACGGCAGATATTGTTTTAATCGCAGACAGACTCGAAAAAATGGTTGTCGCAATGGAACTCGGCAGGCGATCGCAATTTATTATTAAACAAAACATTACTTTTGCGCTGACATCTATTATTTTGTTAATGCTGGCTAACTTTGTGGGGAATATTAACCTCCCCATCGGTGTCATTGGCCATGAAGGTTCAACAGTGTTAGTTACTCTGAACGGCTTGCGCTTGCTGAGGAGATTCTAA
- a CDS encoding peptidoglycan-binding protein translates to MDTLAYLHLAESYENSINSESANLAGSDLCYPELDWVPEKRGAFMLFLSCAFGLSSLGWSNPAQALKKGEKNSQVASLQQKLQAAGYFKQAVTGYFGPVTETAVIKFQKAHGLKADGVVGSQTLAVLEADLGIATPAVVKPKPAVTKTTQKKSSPPNSQVSSQVSLQRGDLSYEVMAIQRKLQAAGYFDQPITGDFNAATETAVMQFQKAHGLVSNGIVDHRTLTVLESGANIKTTTPPQPTKPAVINSPKLQTNTPKISMLRRGDINADVKSIQQQLQASGYLKQSITGSFDAATETAVLKFQTENGLIADGIVGPKTLAALKSQSIKSPARQNSVVPDKSKELKTPIQEKTPTAPKTNSIKFATEPTQPINQPPQQEQPNNEKVLAAAVSEYDFAQPEQLATQDNIQKNSSSHSQKMTLKKTIAGKISPKSVVHSGNGLFFAQNMMYNHTITVYNREHKLVKVIPDKVDLSKFGYSKFKGNYRGAPVEASFSQDGRYAWISNYQMYGPGFNNPGSDKCSPEQKTDKSFLYRINTDSLEIDHVVQVGSVPKFVATANNEGLVLVSNWCSWDLSVVDTVKNKEIKRIPLGPYPRGIAIDPATNQAYVAVMGSYDIAKVDLNNFSVKWLKNIGNAPRHLNIDPTGKYLYASLNGEGKIAKIQLPQGKLIKKISTGNAPRSMVLSEDGQRLYVVNYSDNTVSKIRTNDLKVIQKVNVGANPIGITYDPQTREVWVACYSGNIMVFQD, encoded by the coding sequence ATGGATACACTTGCTTATCTGCATTTAGCTGAAAGCTACGAAAACTCTATAAATTCAGAATCGGCAAATCTGGCTGGTTCTGACTTATGTTATCCGGAACTCGACTGGGTACCAGAAAAGCGGGGAGCGTTCATGCTGTTTCTCTCTTGTGCTTTCGGGCTGAGTTCTTTGGGTTGGAGTAACCCAGCGCAAGCATTAAAAAAAGGCGAAAAAAATTCACAAGTAGCATCACTACAACAAAAACTGCAAGCGGCGGGATATTTTAAACAAGCTGTAACTGGATATTTTGGCCCTGTAACCGAAACTGCTGTTATCAAATTTCAAAAAGCTCATGGATTAAAAGCTGATGGAGTTGTTGGTTCTCAGACATTAGCTGTACTCGAAGCTGATTTGGGAATAGCTACTCCAGCAGTTGTTAAACCAAAACCTGCGGTTACTAAAACTACTCAAAAAAAATCATCACCCCCCAATTCTCAAGTAAGCTCTCAGGTAAGTTTACAAAGAGGTGATCTGAGTTATGAAGTGATGGCAATTCAGAGGAAACTACAAGCAGCAGGATATTTTGACCAACCAATCACGGGAGATTTTAACGCGGCGACAGAAACTGCTGTTATGCAATTTCAGAAAGCACATGGACTTGTGAGTAATGGAATTGTTGATCATCGGACATTAACAGTATTAGAATCTGGTGCAAATATCAAAACCACTACACCGCCCCAGCCTACCAAACCTGCTGTAATCAATTCGCCAAAGTTGCAGACTAACACGCCTAAAATTTCTATGTTACGCAGAGGTGATATTAATGCAGATGTAAAATCTATCCAACAACAACTGCAAGCATCTGGGTATCTCAAACAATCAATTACCGGCTCTTTTGATGCAGCCACAGAAACTGCTGTCCTGAAATTTCAAACAGAAAATGGACTGATTGCTGATGGAATTGTTGGGCCAAAAACATTAGCAGCCCTGAAATCACAATCTATTAAATCACCTGCACGCCAAAACTCTGTAGTTCCAGACAAATCAAAAGAACTCAAAACTCCCATTCAAGAAAAAACTCCAACCGCACCAAAAACTAACTCCATAAAATTTGCCACCGAACCCACTCAACCCATCAATCAGCCGCCACAACAAGAACAACCAAACAACGAAAAAGTATTAGCGGCTGCTGTGTCAGAATATGATTTTGCTCAACCTGAACAATTAGCAACTCAAGATAATATTCAAAAAAATTCATCCAGTCATTCTCAGAAAATGACGCTCAAAAAAACGATTGCTGGGAAGATTTCGCCAAAATCTGTCGTACATTCTGGCAATGGGTTATTTTTTGCTCAAAACATGATGTACAACCACACAATCACTGTTTACAACCGTGAGCATAAATTAGTTAAGGTGATTCCCGACAAAGTTGATTTATCAAAATTTGGTTACTCCAAATTCAAAGGTAATTATCGCGGCGCACCTGTTGAAGCTAGTTTTTCCCAAGATGGTAGGTACGCCTGGATTTCTAACTACCAAATGTATGGCCCTGGATTTAACAATCCAGGTAGTGATAAATGTAGTCCTGAGCAGAAAACAGACAAGAGTTTTTTATATCGGATTAACACTGATTCTTTAGAAATTGATCATGTTGTTCAAGTTGGTTCAGTACCAAAATTTGTAGCGACAGCTAATAATGAAGGTTTAGTACTAGTTAGTAACTGGTGTTCTTGGGATTTAAGTGTTGTCGATACTGTCAAAAATAAGGAAATTAAAAGAATTCCCCTTGGCCCTTATCCTCGTGGTATAGCAATTGATCCAGCGACAAATCAAGCTTATGTTGCTGTTATGGGTTCTTATGACATTGCGAAAGTTGACCTCAATAACTTTTCAGTCAAATGGCTAAAAAATATTGGTAATGCACCACGACATTTAAATATAGATCCCACTGGTAAATATCTCTATGCTTCTTTGAATGGAGAAGGAAAAATAGCCAAAATTCAATTACCACAAGGCAAGTTAATCAAGAAAATCTCTACAGGTAACGCACCACGTAGCATGGTTTTATCAGAGGATGGGCAAAGACTTTATGTTGTTAACTATAGTGACAATACAGTTAGTAAAATTCGGACGAATGATCTAAAAGTCATACAAAAAGTAAATGTTGGTGCTAACCCAATTGGTATTACCTATGACCCACAAACTAGAGAAGTTTGGGTCGCCTGTTACTCTGGTAATATCATGGTATTTCAAGATTAA
- the bchE gene encoding magnesium-protoporphyrin IX monomethyl ester anaerobic oxidative cyclase gives MRILMIQPNYHSGGAEIAGNWPPSWVPYVGGALKAYGFNNIRFIDAMTDHIADDLLRQMVAEYQPDIVLATAITPMIYQSQTTLKIVKEVCPEATTIMGGVHPTYMYNEVLHEAPWVDYIIRGEGEEITVNLVKAIANATVESERRNILGIAFLENGQVVATPAHPPIADLDTLTPDWSLLDWSKYIYTPLNVRVAVPNYARGCPFTCRFCSQWKFWRKYRSSSPKTFVDQIEILVKKHQVGFFILADEEPTINKPKFIALCNELIERNLGVYWGINTRVTDILRDEEDLPLYRQAGLVHVSLGTEAAAQLKLNLFRKETTIEQNKRAIQLLRQNGMVAEAQFIMGLENETPETIEQTYQMALDWKADMVNWNMFTPWPFSELFEELGDRVEVRDYSQYNFVTPIMKPEAMEREEVLKGVLRNYARFYLRKTIEYWFEKDPFKRKYLLGCLKAFVKTTFNKSFYNLQRVKYKGLHTEIELGFDKSKVLTREQINQRKQEHPELMADVNFAGNISACGAPNDLPEFIE, from the coding sequence ATGCGGATTCTGATGATTCAACCTAATTACCATTCTGGTGGTGCGGAAATTGCCGGAAATTGGCCGCCAAGTTGGGTTCCTTATGTTGGTGGAGCTTTAAAAGCTTATGGCTTCAATAATATTCGTTTTATTGATGCGATGACCGACCATATTGCAGATGATCTTTTAAGGCAAATGGTTGCTGAATATCAGCCGGATATAGTATTGGCGACAGCAATCACGCCAATGATTTATCAATCGCAAACAACGCTCAAGATAGTTAAAGAAGTTTGCCCAGAAGCAACAACAATTATGGGCGGGGTTCATCCTACTTATATGTATAATGAAGTCCTCCATGAAGCGCCTTGGGTGGATTACATTATTAGGGGAGAAGGAGAGGAAATTACAGTTAATTTAGTGAAAGCGATCGCTAATGCTACAGTCGAGAGTGAACGACGCAATATTTTAGGTATTGCTTTCTTAGAAAATGGACAAGTTGTAGCGACACCAGCCCATCCACCAATTGCAGATTTAGATACCCTAACCCCTGATTGGAGTTTGTTGGACTGGAGCAAATATATTTATACTCCCCTGAATGTGCGAGTTGCAGTGCCTAATTATGCTAGAGGCTGTCCTTTTACTTGCCGTTTTTGTTCTCAATGGAAATTTTGGCGCAAGTACCGTTCTAGTAGTCCCAAGACATTTGTCGATCAAATTGAAATTTTAGTCAAAAAACATCAAGTAGGTTTTTTCATTTTGGCAGATGAAGAACCAACCATTAATAAACCAAAATTTATCGCTTTATGTAACGAATTAATTGAACGCAATTTAGGTGTTTACTGGGGAATAAATACCAGGGTGACAGATATATTGCGGGATGAAGAAGATTTACCACTTTATCGTCAAGCTGGGCTAGTGCATGTTTCCTTGGGTACGGAAGCAGCAGCACAGCTAAAGTTAAATTTGTTCCGCAAAGAAACGACAATTGAACAAAACAAGCGGGCGATTCAATTGCTGCGGCAAAATGGGATGGTAGCGGAAGCTCAATTTATTATGGGCTTGGAAAACGAAACCCCAGAAACCATTGAGCAAACTTATCAGATGGCTTTGGACTGGAAAGCTGATATGGTGAACTGGAATATGTTTACTCCTTGGCCATTTTCGGAGTTATTTGAGGAGTTAGGCGATCGCGTAGAAGTGCGAGATTATTCTCAATATAACTTTGTGACTCCCATTATGAAACCGGAGGCAATGGAACGGGAAGAAGTTCTCAAAGGCGTGTTACGTAACTACGCCCGATTTTACCTGCGTAAAACAATAGAATACTGGTTTGAGAAAGACCCATTTAAGCGTAAATATCTTTTAGGGTGTCTCAAAGCATTTGTGAAAACAACTTTCAACAAAAGTTTCTACAATCTCCAACGGGTTAAATACAAAGGTTTGCACACCGAAATTGAGCTAGGGTTTGATAAATCCAAAGTTCTCACCCGCGAACAAATTAATCAACGCAAGCAGGAACATCCAGAATTAATGGCAGATGTCAATTTTGCGGGGAATATTTCTGCTTGTGGCGCTCCCAATGATCTACCAGAATTTATTGAGTAA
- a CDS encoding dienelactone hydrolase family protein, with product MNPTLLLNVEEQIVIVELANIRLKGELVIPANAEGLVLFAHGSASSRYSTRNHYLAHILRQEAKLGTLLIDLLTKEEEAIDQRTKHFRSDIGFLGNRLVAVTDWLLANPCTSHLKLGYFGADTGASAALLAAATRPMAVKAVVSRSGQTDLVSEALACVQAPTLLIIGGNDLPIIAMNEDALANIPAFNKQLEVISGATHQFSEPGTLEEVARLASLWFKHYLKASDSGARDLQGMSLN from the coding sequence ATGAATCCTACACTACTACTCAACGTTGAAGAACAAATAGTCATTGTGGAACTGGCAAACATCAGGCTCAAAGGTGAATTGGTGATACCTGCTAATGCTGAAGGACTGGTATTGTTTGCACATGGTAGTGCTAGTAGTCGCTATAGTACCCGCAACCATTATCTCGCCCATATACTACGTCAGGAAGCGAAACTAGGAACTTTGTTAATAGACTTACTTACCAAAGAAGAAGAAGCTATAGACCAGCGTACCAAACATTTTCGCAGCGATATTGGTTTCCTGGGCAACCGCTTAGTTGCTGTCACCGACTGGTTGTTAGCAAATCCCTGCACCAGTCATCTCAAGCTTGGCTATTTTGGTGCAGATACAGGTGCGAGTGCTGCATTATTAGCTGCGGCTACACGTCCAATGGCTGTAAAAGCAGTTGTTTCTCGTAGTGGACAAACTGATTTAGTCAGTGAAGCCCTAGCTTGTGTGCAAGCCCCGACTTTGTTAATTATTGGTGGTAATGACTTGCCTATCATCGCTATGAATGAAGATGCACTGGCAAATATTCCCGCATTCAACAAGCAACTAGAGGTTATTTCTGGTGCAACTCATCAGTTTAGTGAACCCGGAACTTTAGAAGAAGTAGCACGATTGGCAAGTCTATGGTTTAAACATTATCTCAAAGCATCTGATTCAGGCGCAAGAGATTTACAAGGTATGTCGCTGAATTGA
- a CDS encoding glutathione S-transferase family protein, whose translation MAKLTVYGTPLSTYVRTVRLLLEEAGVDYTVQDIDIFKGENQSPEYLAKNPFGKVPTLEVDGEVIYETPAITDYLNTVFANNQFSPSEPMLQARMRQIITIIDNYFYPAAISKIVIQRLIVPIRGGKPDKEQIQNAIAPAQKAIQAIESITVGSPYLLGSQLTIADFYLIPVFIYLSQTPEYEAITAQTPKLQVWWDAVKPLPNVNKVCA comes from the coding sequence ATGGCAAAGCTTACTGTTTACGGAACTCCTCTGAGTACTTATGTTCGGACTGTCCGATTGTTACTTGAGGAAGCAGGTGTAGACTATACCGTTCAAGACATTGATATCTTCAAAGGTGAAAATCAGTCGCCAGAGTACCTCGCCAAAAATCCTTTTGGTAAAGTGCCAACATTGGAAGTAGATGGAGAAGTAATTTATGAAACTCCAGCAATTACTGATTACCTGAATACAGTCTTTGCCAATAATCAGTTCAGCCCATCCGAACCGATGCTTCAAGCTCGGATGCGCCAGATTATCACAATTATTGATAACTATTTTTATCCTGCTGCGATTAGTAAAATTGTCATTCAACGTCTGATTGTGCCAATTCGCGGTGGTAAGCCAGATAAGGAGCAAATACAAAATGCGATCGCACCTGCACAAAAAGCAATCCAAGCAATTGAATCGATAACTGTTGGTAGCCCATATCTACTCGGTAGCCAGCTAACTATTGCCGATTTTTACCTCATTCCTGTTTTTATTTACCTTTCTCAAACTCCAGAGTATGAGGCGATTACTGCTCAAACTCCCAAATTGCAAGTTTGGTGGGATGCAGTTAAACCACTTCCGAATGTGAATAAAGTCTGTGCTTGA
- the crcB gene encoding fluoride efflux transporter CrcB, translated as MNLIIDVPLAISFGAVPGALSRYYLTILFGRWFGLNFPYGTLFINVSGAFLMGFFATLVSKFAIDSTVSLLIAVGFLGSYTTFSTYALDTSNLLRTKNYQAALLYWSGTPILGFISIELGISLAKML; from the coding sequence ATGAACTTGATTATTGATGTACCTCTAGCAATTAGTTTCGGAGCCGTCCCAGGTGCGCTCAGTCGCTATTACCTAACCATATTATTTGGGCGCTGGTTTGGGCTAAACTTTCCCTATGGAACCTTGTTTATTAATGTGTCAGGTGCATTTTTGATGGGTTTTTTTGCTACCCTTGTATCCAAGTTTGCAATTGATTCTACCGTATCATTGTTAATCGCCGTCGGATTTTTAGGCTCTTACACAACATTTTCAACTTACGCGCTGGACACCTCTAACCTCTTACGCACTAAAAATTATCAAGCGGCATTACTTTACTGGTCTGGTACACCAATTTTAGGATTTATCAGTATAGAATTGGGTATTTCATTAGCCAAAATGCTATGA
- the crcB gene encoding fluoride efflux transporter CrcB: MLQNLALRNSLGISLGAIAGALSRYYLGLWFTQLFGQVFPYSTLIINVSGCFVMGLFTMLVLGRLIVISPEIRLVVTTGFLGAYTTFSTYELDVVKLIEKQSLEMSLIYWLISPVLSLLGLLLGNKIAEIIQGTKEA; the protein is encoded by the coding sequence ATGCTGCAAAATTTGGCGCTTCGTAACTCTTTAGGTATTAGTCTGGGTGCAATAGCTGGCGCACTTTCACGTTATTATCTCGGTTTGTGGTTCACTCAGCTTTTTGGACAAGTATTTCCTTACAGCACACTGATCATTAATGTCAGTGGCTGTTTTGTGATGGGTTTGTTTACGATGTTGGTATTGGGGAGATTAATTGTAATTAGTCCTGAAATTCGACTAGTAGTCACCACTGGTTTTTTAGGAGCTTATACCACTTTTTCTACTTATGAATTAGATGTAGTCAAGTTAATCGAAAAACAGAGTTTAGAAATGAGTTTAATTTACTGGCTAATTAGTCCTGTGTTATCGCTGCTGGGTCTTTTATTAGGAAATAAAATAGCTGAAATTATCCAGGGTACAAAAGAAGCATAG